The Arabidopsis thaliana chromosome 5, partial sequence genomic interval GGTCAAAGGTCAAAAGCAACTGATACACTTACCACCAAGTTATTGGACCTCCcaaaatataaacaacatTTCATTAGATGAATCATAAATATTGCattatttaaagaaatttgATGGGTATCCAAGATAAGGATGATGATTAGGAGAGTCTTGTATGTTGGTAAAAGACTCTTTAAGAAGAACTAATTAACTACTTCACAAGTAAAAGATCTTTAAGGTTTTGTTCATATTATTCACACCTCTACACTTCTTTTATATGTAAGCTGAACTCGATATAATTCGGtatttaaggttttttatcATTCTATTCCTTACTAATacgaatatatttatttattataattataaatcgcggttttttataattgattttgaatacCTGGTTtcacatataagaaaaaactcaaCTACAACTCTGTATTTAGTGATGGGGTTTTCGTTTTAGtatcggattttttttttttaacgaaacagaaaatttagttttatatatagactACTCGGAATATCTATCATCGAAATTATAATGAATATCTATCTAACTTTGAGTCTGTGACATAATAGAGTTTTAATATAAATCAACAATCCACTACAACTTGCATATTCTAGACTGTGCAAATATTTTTTGCACGTATTTGTCAATGATTGAATAAACAATGTTTTaaccaaattattattataagatCATTATGATCAAAGACCGTCTGCAACTGTCACCTTACAATTTAACAAGGTATCTTGGAGTTTATTTTTAGAAACttgaataacaaaaagagtttgagaaaaaaaaaaaaggaataacaaagagaaagaatccATATGATAATATGACCTTATaccaaacaaagagaatataTTTGGTCAATTTCAACAAAACTGATTATACTACTGGAGGACAGAAAACTATGATATGATCAATATAAAAGTCGTATATAGATATGGATGGTATAAGACTAAGTACGTGTGATCGAATTAATCATCTAATATTTGTGTGATTCAAAAGGGGAAAGACGAAGCTAATGTGGAAGCATGTGCTTATCCTCTCAAGTTGCTAGATTCAGCCACGTGTGTTGATGTGGCACTTTGTAAAGATATTAAGTATCGCAGAAAATTACTATATACATGTGTTCGGTGTTCAACAAGAATTATACATGCATTTGTATCTATGTGTATGTGTATTtgtatgtgtatgtgtatAAATTTTGGCTTTGAATGTGATCGAGCCGTACAGTGCAATGTGTttcaaatagtaacaaaattctttatatatatatatattttattattatttgaaccGCATCATATTTTATCCGCAGTTGAACAGTATATCTTTATTCGGAATCTTTAAATTCGACCTAATATCGTTTAAAAGGTTAACAACTTAACATTCGATACGAAAGGGGCAGGTGTGACCATCCCCACGTGTGATTTCCCATGAGAGATTTTTAAGCAAAGTCTTCCAGAGACACAAATAATTAGAGAACACATtgtaaaaactgaaaaataccaaaaagaaaactttgagTTGAGTATAAGGACAATAATAAGAGCAAGGATAAATGTTTAGGTATTTAAAAGTATGTAACCGAATGTATCACCAGTACCTTTTAATGACTATAATGCCACATCACTCTGGCCAGAACCCTAACGAGAGGCCACACGTCCCACAATGCCTTCAACAACTGAAACACCCATGAAGGACTTCGCATAATTTTAAcgtattctttctttttcttttattgtgAACTGGATTCTACGTTTGAGTATGAACGACAATCTCTGATTACGGtttatgttattatatttgtaCACAATATACTTGTCAAATATGTGATTGAccatcaacttttttttgtcaattggATCACTGAGCGACATGGTTTTTAACATGttttaaccattttaaaaagttttagaaCCATAGAAAGTGATTTAAGGATTTCGATTAGATATATCATCATTTCAGCATATTTTGACTATAGGATGTTGAACGACTATTAAAACGAAAGACATATATAAAGAAGTATAAAGATggatttataaataaagacTAGGCGATTGTCTCCATATTTTAGATGCAAATAGTCGAGCATACTGGCTTATATATAGTGAAGTAAATCACGAAAGTATGACAATTGTAGAGCATCAGTTACTAACGTTTTGACGAATTACATGTCAACCATCAATACATTCGTAATCAGACCAAATCCAAGAGCTATACACATGGCAACAATCCGTATAGCTCTTGGATTTGGTCTGATTACGAATGTATTGATGGTCAACGAACATGATACTTGCCATTGTCGTGTCCGTCTATCCGTAGGGTGCTGGTTCACATTCATATAAGAAGGGACTCGACCAAAATTGTCTGTTTAAACACACGTCAAGTTCTTGTAAAATTTCCATGTGGACCTACTCACACACGTCCACTAgaaatatattgttattaaCTCTGATCCATTACCCGCACTAATGGAATCAAGCGCATCAACGTTCACTCATTCTTATGCTAAGATCTCGTTTCGACCTATCAACAAAATTACTTTATATCGACATTACTCGTTTAAGCTTAAAACATGTAAGCTTCTGTTGTGGTGGATGTTAGTATGTTATTGTTACGTATggtaatatataatcaataaaGACACAATAtaatagattttatatatgatatataatctaaaaacaaatagtgtaaatatttataaaaattggtGTATAAAACCATGcatatacaacaaaatatgcttcatctaaacaaaataataatttatttgaataatgttttgattgtaCTATAAAAATACGATGCTTGATTAGGTatcttataaagttttgattgtttgattgtGTTTGTACAGACGTTTTAGGAAAATTggctaaaaaaataagaattagaAAACGCGGTAAAATAACACTTCATCTACCTAAAGGACGGTAGATAATTTCTTTAGAAACCAAGGGACACTAGATAAATATCTTATTTGCCAAAGATACAAACTccatattaaaattaaaaacataaggTTGAAGATATTGGAGGTTGAATAAAGTATAAGTATAGGATACGAAATGTTGTAGACATAAAATAATAGGACATGAAAGCCCTAATCACGTGCCTTAATTGCTGGGCCTTCCTTTATCCACcttaaaataattacttttatttgCTTCGTTATTTACAGAGGAAACCCGCCTCCTCATCTGGCGGGTTGTTCCCCACaagcctttttctttttgtttctcgaactctcaacttcttcacaagccttaatattttaactacttttaattaaagttttcGATTTGATCTTTTAGTTTAGCTACGTTTAATCGgaaaacaattatatacaGTATGccaaaaaatgttatttaaccGCGGctcaatatttattttaccaGGGACTTGACCATTTTCTTTGACCCAAAAGGTGTAGCTAGTGTTGTTCTCTTTTAGTTCTCACTTTGCATATGTATCCTACTCTATTACCCACCATCCTTTTAAACCTAATTTTGTAAGCACCtattacataaattttaagGAGCGAAGCTATATTTACTtctcttatgattttttaaatagtgGTAAATAAGAAAGTTTACAATgcaactattttttttgttaatatcaAAGTAGAAAATCCGATCCAcactagttttcttttgttaaattctATCTATCACGATTAAACTATTAACATAAAGAATAATATGGATtgtcatgtatttttttttttatagaaattggAGTGAAATTGAATCGAGTAGTGATACTACTCGTTTACTAAATTTAGTAATAAGCTGTTAAAAATAACTGATGGATCATGCAAGACTTTGTAAATTCCACCCTCCGATGAAAAAGTTGTTGAATGTAAAAATGTATTTCACTTTGATAGTTTGATCGTGACAAATTCAGAATAAAGCAGAAACAAGAGAGctaaaaatgtgaaatattTAGTTAAAGAGGGGTGAAACTGTAAATAAAAAACGTAGCCGAgtaaaaaaagcaaagaaaaccCGACCCGGAAGAGCAATGCATGTACGACAAGTGGAGAGCGTGGAAACAACTAGTGGTTTGGTTTGGAGTTTAGGGGTATTTTAGTCAATTTCATCGCCTCCCAGATCTTTTGCGACCTTGTTCTAGACAAAATTTCTCCTCCGCAGTCCTATTAAAATAGTCACCTCCACAACTAAacaattgttgttttttccCTTTATCACTAAATCATATTAGCATAGAATCACTAAATAATATAGcatagaatcatataatatttcaaatcTTATTCAAAATGATAGTTAGGTCGTAACAAATCCATCTATCTCTATTCTTtagctttttcattttttgaatccataaacaaacatcattttacGGTAATAATCATACAGACGATTATACGGTAAAGATCATATACACACACAATCATATAcacaaaaacatcattttacGGTAATATTAGAACGTAATACTCGTTTTGGTGGCCTTCACGCCATAGACGTttggtaattaattattactGTTTTCAAGTAAACATGATTACATAGAACATTCTCACATATATCTAGTACTCAATAACTCGTAAAACTCTCAAATATCTAGTATTCAGTTGTGACATATGGCAAGAAAATTAATCGTTAAGGTATTCCAGAGTGAAAGATTGATAGCTTGATACATGTTTTATGAATCCTACTTGAACGATTATAACAGAATCCCAAACTACCATGGTCTTCTTTGCCGTTTCATGtgaaaaagttttctttggaACTTTCTTATATGAATcagttcattttttttctcattgcACAGGTCATCGTGATAGTCACCGTTACTCGTAAAGAATGCTCACTGAAGTCTCCGCAATTGAGATGATGTGATGTTTGTCGAATATGTGAGAATATAAAAGCATAAGATAAGCAAAGTATTCTTAAATGAATAGTTTCCCTTTCCCACAATCATTTGTACGCACGTACTATAAATCTTTGATATCTTGAATTTGAGATATCTGTATCCTCCTATCCTTTATTTTCAACAAACGGTAACAATGTTAGGAATTTCGATATGGTTTTTATCAAATTCATTTCAACtctgaataataaaaaataacatcaCATGATTggaggaaaataaatattaaatatttgaagataAAAGTTTTCCCCCAAACACTAAAAAagtaacaagaagaaaattaatatgtCTAACAACAATATACCAAATTCAAACCaaattagttattttaaatttggtatttgtattcaaaccaaattagtaattttaaGTAATACAAATTTGGAGTTTAGAAATTATACTGAAGTgacattcttctttttcccaGAAATTTAAGTCACAATTgtacaaaatagtttttgaaaacttAAGTGATAGTCAAAGGTCATGTGTCGGACAAATTGTGTAACTGGTTATTACATTACAAAATGAATTAAGTAAGATACGTCTcataacaaagacaaaaagttAAAGCTAAGTAAAAATGTACATCGCTCTCTAAAATCCCCTCCGGTATTACGCCGGACGACACAGAAGAAACCgcttctacttttttttttttaactctctctctctactctACATGcacattctctctctctctctactgcaacttttgtatctttttatagtttaaacaaataaaataaacgatttaattttctttataaatatacGTCTGAGACGTTCCTTAAAGAGCTTCtctgcttcagcttctttttAGCCTTCATTCAAATCTCAGACACACCAGTGTGTATACATGCATTTGCTCTCTTGATCTCcttgaaacttttgttttattccaAAACACATGCAAAGTAGATAaagagatcttcttcttctgataatAACCTCGTGATTATCGTTTTctcaagtcttcttcttcttcttcgttacCACACAAATGCAGAAGTACTAATATAGTGTAACGCTTAATCAGGTTTGTATTtatacaaagtaaaaaaaaagaaagaaaaaaaagacaaacctTTATTTCTGGGTTTCTTCTTAAATCTTCTTTGTCCTTTTCTGCACATTAGAACTTTGTAGGCGTTcccattctctttttttcctctcctaataatttttactttaaaatataatctCAGGCTCAGCAAAGGGTttaccaaagaagaagaacaaacaacaaacaagagagagaaaaagtaaaattgtttttataagaAAGTTTATGATGGCTCCGATGACGAACTGGTTAACGTTTTCTCTGTCACCAATGGAGATGTTGAGGTCATCTGATCAGTCTCAGTTTGTCTCCTATGACGCTTCTTCCGCCGCTTCCTCCTCTCCTTATCTCCTCGATAATTTCTATGGtacccttttctttcttcttctctctccaaccaaattttctcttctttttttctttgtacgACACATACGAATGATTGTGGTCTCAACAGTACATGCTCGTGTAACTAAAGCCTCTCTGATTGAGTACTAACCGACTTCGTAGCTTATCCTCTATAACCGAGTTATGCTTAACTCAGCCTCCCTCGTGTTTTCTCTCTGACTTTGTCTCTTTCCCAAGAGAggcaaacccaaaaaaaaaaacaaaatctaatttttatatcttctcgtgatctctcttctttgatttttcgaTATTTTCGTTGTTGTTAATCTTCTGGGTATCTAAATCCATGTACTTTCTCCGTCATGAAACTCAAAGTATTAATCTTTTTCTCGTTTTCCTTCATTTTCCCGGAAAATAACTTGTTCTTGGTGATGAAGAACTAATGatgatgttttttgtttttgtttttcaaaggTTGGTCAAACCAAAAACCTCAGGAgtttttcaaagaagaagctcaGTTAGCAGCAGCAGCTTCAATGGCGGATTCAACAATCTTAACAACATTCGTAGACCCACAATCTCATCATTCTCAGAATCACATCCCAAAGCTCGAAGATTTTCTCGGTGACTCTTCTTCTATCGTTCGTTACTCCGACAACAGTCAAACCGACACACAAGACTCTTCCCTCACTCAAATCTACGATCCACGTCACCACCATAACCAAACCGGCTTTTACTCCGATCACCACGATTTCAAAACCATGGCCGGTTTTCAATCCGCTTTCTCTACTAACTCCGGTTCAGAGGTCGATGACTCTGCTTCTATCGGAAGGACTCATCTTGCTGGAGACTATTTGGGACACGTGGTTGAATCTTCTGGTCCGGAGCTAGGGTTTCACGGTGGATCTACCGGAGCTTTGTCACTTGGTGTTAACGTCAATAACAATACTAATCACCGGAATGATAATGATAATCATTACCGAGGCAATAACAATGGTGAgagaatcaacaacaacaacaacaatgacaACGAGAAGACAGATTCTGAGAAGGAGAAGGCTGTTGTGGCTGTGGAAACATCAGATTGTTCTAATAAGAAGATTGCTGATACGTTTGGTCAAAGGACTTCGATTTACAGAGGTGTTACTCGGTAAGTATATAATTAAGAATCCAATAAGTTGTGATTAGGAATTAATTAAGTACTGTTTTGTGATTTGCCATTGACTAAAGGTCAAAGACTTCAATACTATTACTAttgaagttttggtttttgttttgttctaagTGTAAGTATTaatgtaaatatttgattGATGTAGACATAGATGGACGGGAAGATATGAAGCACATCTATGGGATAATAGCTGTAGGAGAGAAGGTCAGGCCAGGAAGGGACGTCAAGGTATATATTTTCCATTCAGTTTTCGAATTTCTTATATGTATTTGATGATTCActattactttgttttttgttgtttaggcttaatgtttttcttgtgaattATATGAGGTTTTGTGGTTAGAAGAAGCTTGGGTTTTTCATGtctcttcttattattaaGTGGGGTTTAGAAGTAAGTAGAGTGAAGTATAGGACAAAGGATTTGTCAAAGGAAAATTGAATGCAAGATTCAAAAGAAgctttacctttttctttattctatTGATCTGTCTATATCTTTATATGATGATTGATAGAACTTTGGGTGATTTTTTGCATTTGTGAAGGGGGagccaaagttttttttaacttgacAATACTTTTGAGTCAGGATTAtggaaaaaatggaaaagacataaataaaatattagttgttgttgtttgttgttgatttttcatatatttagcAGAAGGGTGCCGCCATTTTGTTCCTTTGtctttattacatttttcttttcctttcatttcACACTCTTACACATACTAAAGCCTAAAGGTACATTAGATGGGGTCCCATGGCATTGCCTATATGATgtaatctctgtttctttgattGACATGTTTTTGGACCCACTTTGACCCTCTAATCCTACATTTCTCTTCACCTATATATCTCTGTAAGTgttagcatatatatatgatttgacGTTATGCAGGCATGTGATGTGAGACCATTGGACTGTTTTCTTCAGTTTTAGCTTATAGGGGGTAGTAGAGAGTACTTAGGTTGATTagagattgattttgaataCAAAATATAGTGTGTATAGATGAggaatttgaaattaataatgtaagTTTTCAGAGATGGGTGGTAGTGTTTCTTCTGTGTCCATAAGGTGTCAGAATGATTTATGTGTAGTGTTCACATCAACAAAGCAAAGTCTGAATATTCTCAGTGGCTTTTgctttaattttatatattttttgctttAGGCTACCAGTACCACCACAACACAAGAGTGGGGATCTAGGCTTTGACCACATCCAACCTCTTTtcgtgttttattttgttgttttgtttcaaattctATCACTTTTGCTTTCTGATTACTAGACTGCTatcaatattcaaaaacattCTTAGAACTTAATATAATGGATGATAACTAATCTGCCTTAAACATGCTCTGCATTATTTCTTGCATAACATAATTGTTTCTAATCATCGCTTTGGCTAAGTCTTCTACTCTTTTTTTGGCATGTGCTACTTGATATGGGGATGCATTTTGGCTCTGCTTAAAATCAACAGTATACTTGGGTAAGAACAAATATCTTAATCAGTCAGCATGTGAATAATGTTGAATATGTATCTGTGGTGTCTAACTTTGTTAATGATTCAGGTGGATATGACAAAGAAGATAAGGCAGCTCGAGCTTACGATTTAGCAGCTCTGAAATACTGGAATGCTACTGCTACCACCAATTTCCCTGTAAGTACCTTCTTTCTCTGTATCCATTAGTAGTTTATATAACTTGTTCAATCTTTTCCTAATCCGTTCTAATGATATTTAGATTACGAATTACTCGAAAGAAGTGGAGGA includes:
- the AIL6 gene encoding AINTEGUMENTA-like 6 (AINTEGUMENTA-like 6 (AIL6); CONTAINS InterPro DOMAIN/s: DNA-binding, integrase-type (InterPro:IPR016177), Pathogenesis-related transcriptional factor/ERF, DNA-binding (InterPro:IPR001471); BEST Arabidopsis thaliana protein match is: AINTEGUMENTA-like 7 (TAIR:AT5G65510.1); Has 30201 Blast hits to 17322 proteins in 780 species: Archae - 12; Bacteria - 1396; Metazoa - 17338; Fungi - 3422; Plants - 5037; Viruses - 0; Other Eukaryotes - 2996 (source: NCBI BLink).), whose amino-acid sequence is MYFLRHETQSWSNQKPQEFFKEEAQLAAAASMADSTILTTFVDPQSHHSQNHIPKLEDFLGDSSSIVRYSDNSQTDTQDSSLTQIYDPRHHHNQTGFYSDHHDFKTMAGFQSAFSTNSGSEVDDSASIGRTHLAGDYLGHVVESSGPELGFHGGSTGALSLGVNVNNNTNHRNDNDNHYRGNNNGERINNNNNNDNEKTDSEKEKAVVAVETSDCSNKKIADTFGQRTSIYRGVTRHRWTGRYEAHLWDNSCRREGQARKGRQGGYDKEDKAARAYDLAALKYWNATATTNFPITNYSKEVEEMKHMTKQEFIASLRRKSSGFSRGASIYRGVTRHHQQGRWQARIGRVAGNKDLYLGTFATEEEAAEAYDIAAIKFRGINAVTNFEMNRYDVEAIMKSALPIGGAAKRLKLSLEAAASSEQKPILGHHQLHHFQQQQQQQQLQLQSSPNHSSINFALCPNSAVQSQQIIPCGIPFEAAALYHHHQQQQQHQQQQQQQNFFQHFPANAASDSTGSNNNSNVQGTMGLMAPNPAEFFLWPNQSY
- the AIL6 gene encoding AINTEGUMENTA-like 6 (AINTEGUMENTA-like 6 (AIL6); CONTAINS InterPro DOMAIN/s: DNA-binding, integrase-type (InterPro:IPR016177), Pathogenesis-related transcriptional factor/ERF, DNA-binding (InterPro:IPR001471); BEST Arabidopsis thaliana protein match is: AINTEGUMENTA-like 7 (TAIR:AT5G65510.1).) codes for the protein MMAPMTNWLTFSLSPMEMLRSSDQSQFVSYDASSAASSSPYLLDNFYGWSNQKPQEFFKEEAQLAAAASMADSTILTTFVDPQSHHSQNHIPKLEDFLGDSSSIVRYSDNSQTDTQDSSLTQIYDPRHHHNQTGFYSDHHDFKTMAGFQSAFSTNSGSEVDDSASIGRTHLAGDYLGHVVESSGPELGFHGGSTGALSLGVNVNNNTNHRNDNDNHYRGNNNGERINNNNNNDNEKTDSEKEKAVVAVETSDCSNKKIADTFGQRTSIYRGVTRHRWTGRYEAHLWDNSCRREGQARKGRQVFYSFFGMCYLIWGCILALLKINSGYDKEDKAARAYDLAALKYWNATATTNFPITNYSKEVEEMKHMTKQEFIASLRRKSSGFSRGASIYRGVTRHHQQGRWQARIGRVAGNKDLYLGTFATEEEAAEAYDIAAIKFRGINAVTNFEMNRYDVEAIMKSALPIGGAAKRLKLSLEAAASSEQKPILGHHQLHHFQQQQQQQQLQLQSSPNHSSINFALCPNSAVQSQQIIPCGIPFEAAALYHHHQQQQQHQQQQQQQNFFQHFPANAASDSTGSNNNSNVQGTMGLMAPNPAEFFLWPNQSY
- the AIL6 gene encoding AINTEGUMENTA-like 6, producing MMAPMTNWLTFSLSPMEMLRSSDQSQFVSYDASSAASSSPYLLDNFYGWSNQKPQEFFKEEAQLAAAASMADSTILTTFVDPQSHHSQNHIPKLEDFLGDSSSIVRYSDNSQTDTQDSSLTQIYDPRHHHNQTGFYSDHHDFKTMAGFQSAFSTNSGSEVDDSASIGRTHLAGDYLGHVVESSGPELGFHGGSTGALSLGVNVNNNTNHRNDNDNHYRGNNNGERINNNNNNDNEKTDSEKEKAVVAVETSDCSNKKIADTFGQRTSIYRGVTRHRWTGRYEAHLWDNSCRREGQARKGRQVYLGGYDKEDKAARAYDLAALKYWNATATTNFPITNYSKEVEEMKHMTKQEFIASLRRKSSGFSRGASIYRGVTRHHQQGRWQARIGRVAGNKDLYLGTFATEEEAAEAYDIAAIKFRGINAVTNFEMNRYDVEAIMKSALPIGGAAKRLKLSLEAAASSEQKPILGHHQLHHFQQQQQQQQLQLQSSPNHSSINFALCPNSAVQSQQIIPCGIPFEAAALYHHHQQQQQHQQQQQQQNFFQHFPANAASDSTGSNNNSNVQGTMGLMAPNPAEFFLWPNQSY
- the AIL6 gene encoding AINTEGUMENTA-like 6, whose protein sequence is MYFLRHETQSWSNQKPQEFFKEEAQLAAAASMADSTILTTFVDPQSHHSQNHIPKLEDFLGDSSSIVRYSDNSQTDTQDSSLTQIYDPRHHHNQTGFYSDHHDFKTMAGFQSAFSTNSGSEVDDSASIGRTHLAGDYLGHVVESSGPELGFHGGSTGALSLGVNVNNNTNHRNDNDNHYRGNNNGERINNNNNNDNEKTDSEKEKAVVAVETSDCSNKKIADTFGQRTSIYRGVTRHRWTGRYEAHLWDNSCRREGQARKGRQVYLGGYDKEDKAARAYDLAALKYWNATATTNFPITNYSKEVEEMKHMTKQEFIASLRRKSSGFSRGASIYRGVTRHHQQGRWQARIGRVAGNKDLYLGTFATEEEAAEAYDIAAIKFRGINAVTNFEMNRYDVEAIMKSALPIGGAAKRLKLSLEAAASSEQKPILGHHQLHHFQQQQQQQQLQLQSSPNHSSINFALCPNSAVQSQQIIPCGIPFEAAALYHHHQQQQQHQQQQQQQNFFQHFPANAASDSTGSNNNSNVQGTMGLMAPNPAEFFLWPNQSY
- the AIL6 gene encoding AINTEGUMENTA-like 6 (AINTEGUMENTA-like 6 (AIL6); CONTAINS InterPro DOMAIN/s: DNA-binding, integrase-type (InterPro:IPR016177), Pathogenesis-related transcriptional factor/ERF, DNA-binding (InterPro:IPR001471); BEST Arabidopsis thaliana protein match is: AINTEGUMENTA-like 7 (TAIR:AT5G65510.1); Has 34181 Blast hits to 11297 proteins in 411 species: Archae - 14; Bacteria - 43; Metazoa - 1028; Fungi - 1178; Plants - 6969; Viruses - 2; Other Eukaryotes - 24947 (source: NCBI BLink).), whose amino-acid sequence is MEMLRSSDQSQFVSYDASSAASSSPYLLDNFYGWSNQKPQEFFKEEAQLAAAASMADSTILTTFVDPQSHHSQNHIPKLEDFLGDSSSIVRYSDNSQTDTQDSSLTQIYDPRHHHNQTGFYSDHHDFKTMAGFQSAFSTNSGSEVDDSASIGRTHLAGDYLGHVVESSGPELGFHGGSTGALSLGVNVNNNTNHRNDNDNHYRGNNNGERINNNNNNDNEKTDSEKEKAVVAVETSDCSNKKIADTFGQRTSIYRGVTRHRWTGRYEAHLWDNSCRREGQARKGRQVYLGGYDKEDKAARAYDLAALKYWNATATTNFPITNYSKEVEEMKHMTKQEFIASLRRKSSGFSRGASIYRGVTRHHQQGRWQARIGRVAGNKDLYLGTFATEEEAAEAYDIAAIKFRGINAVTNFEMNRYDVEAIMKSALPIGGAAKRLKLSLEAAASSEQKPILGHHQLHHFQQQQQQQQLQLQSSPNHSSINFALCPNSAVQSQQIIPCGIPFEAAALYHHHQQQQQHQQQQQQQNFFQHFPANAASDSTGSNNNSNVQGTMGLMAPNPAEFFLWPNQSY